A single genomic interval of Spinacia oleracea cultivar Varoflay chromosome 6, BTI_SOV_V1, whole genome shotgun sequence harbors:
- the LOC110805563 gene encoding uncharacterized protein produces MAITKREHPLTTKEEEEEEYHAKRLKNNVTSNGSDQSPCLRVVLNPADCDLAFNIEADGITGHALYEKGFAYCWSGSRANIGITGGKYCFGCKIVSDQPVEMKGTPLPQQHVCRVGISTSDDPVGNLGETKGSFGYGGTGKFSTDSKFVDYGEKFGIGDTILCLVDLESKPLASLEFSKNGKRLGIAKHFDAGTKGLGLALFPHVLLKNTGVMMQFSIEDGLAPEEGYRPWASAVTDGKAIIGPAFSDPQDCEVIMMVGLPASGKTTWAEKWVKEHPEKRYILLGTNLALDQMKVPGLLRKFNYGERFDRLMDQATGIFNTLLSRASKVSRNYIFDQTNVYKSARKRKLKPFAFFNKIAVVVFPRQEELKVRGEKRFKEMGKEVPLEAVNDMLANFVLPMSKDMLGTDEYFDQVIFTDLGRDEAQQHLVEMKHALLLSSNVNPKSDHSPYPRESSVNSDSRLSAGPGYLRSGYSTPSAGLQTDLGPWISWIDRPEPGLQTSPANVNRGCSEVSMQPFSFNVNTRYESPGFSGRSEPSAGSYGPYQGSLNVMPSRDSFPVTNSSYCNRGLREDGGYPRTYSSYSNPGLGDTGGGYARTYSSYSDPGPSNGFFQNGRYIFDPPYVSPYGILYSGPGESYPADVHHTGTAPYNPPIHY; encoded by the exons ATGGCGATTACGAAACGCGAACATCCATTGAcaacaaaagaagaagaagaagaagaataccATGCAAAGAGACTCAAGAACAACGTAACATCAAACGGTTCAGATCAATCTCCATGTCTTCGTGTTGTTCTTAATCCCGCAGACTGTGATTTGG CTTTCAATATTGAAGCTGATGGGATCACAGGACACGCACTTTATGAGAAAGGATTTGCTTATTGCTGGTCCGGTTCACGGGCAAACATCGGAATCACTGGAGGGAAATACTGTTTTGGATGCAAAATCGTTTCTGATCAGCCTGTGGAAATGAAAGGCACTCCTCTTCCCCAGCAGCATGTTTGCCGTGTTGGCATTTCAACAAGTGATGATCCTGTAGGCAACCTCGGTGAAACTAAAGGTAGTTTTGGGTACGGTGGAACTGGGAAATTCTCTACCGATAGCAAATTTGTAGATTATGGTGAAAAGTTTGGCATTGGTGATACAATCCTCTGCTTAGTGGATCTTGAAAGTAAACCTCTTGCTTCATTGGAGTTCTCCAAAAATGGGAAACGGTTAGGTATCGCAAAGCATTTTGATGCAGGCACCAAAGGTCTTGGATTAGCCCTCTTTCCTCATGTTTTGCTTAAAAATACTGGTGTTATGATGCAATTTAGCATTGAGGATGGACTAGCTCCTGAAGAAGGGTACAGGCCATGGGCCTCGGCTGTGACGGATGGAAAAGCAATAATTGGACCTGCCTTTTCTGACCCACAGGATTGTGAGGTGATAATGATGGTGGGATTACCAGCTTCCGGAAAGACTACTTGGGctgaaaaatgggtaaaagaaCATCCAGAAAAACGCTACATTTTGCTTGGAACAAACCTTGCCCTTGATCAGATGAAG GTTCCAGGTTTATTGCGGAAGTTCAACTATGGTGAACGTTTTGATCGTTTAATGGACCAAGCAACTGGAATTTTTAACACTCTGTTATCAAGGGCTTCCAAGGTATCTAGGAATTACATCTTTGATCAGACTAATGTTTACAAGAGTGCTCGAAAGAGGAAATTGAAGCCATTTGCATTCTTTAACAAG ATTGCTGTTGTGGTCTTCCCAAGGCAAGAGGAGCTAAAGGTACGCGGTGAGAAAAGATTTaaagaaatgggaaaggaagtaCCTTTAGAAGCAGTTAATGATATGTTAG CTAATTTTGTTCTGCCCATGAGCAAGGACATGCTTGGAACAGATGAGTACTTTGATCAG GTCATCTTTACAGACCTCGGTAGGGATGAGGCGCAGCAGCACCTAGTTGAGATGAAGCATGCCCTCTTATTGTCATCTAACGTGAACCCTAAGAGTGATCATTCACCATATCCCCGTGAAAGTTCTGTTAACTCAGATTCTAGGTTGTCAGCTGGCCCTGGATATCTTCGTTCAGGATATTCAACCCCCTCGGCAGGACTCCAAACAG ATTTGGGGCCGTGGATCTCTTGGATTGATCGTCCTGAACCTGGCTTGCAGACAAGTCCTGCCAAC GTGAATAGAGGATGTTCAGAGGTGTCAATGCAGCCATTTTCCTTCAAT GTAAATACCAGATATGAAAGCCCTGGGTTTTCTGGCAGATCAGAACCATCAGCTGGGTCCTACGGCCCCTATCAAGGGAGTTTGAATGTAATGCCTTCCAGGGATAGTTTTCCTGTAACGAACTCAAGTTACTGCAATCGTGGTCTCAGGGAAGATGGAGGTTACCCTAGAACATACTCAAGTTATAGCAATCCTGGTCTCGGGGATACTGGAGGTGGTTATGCCAGAACATACTCAAGCTATAGCGATCCTGGTCCTAGCAATGGTTTCTTTCAGAATGGCCGCTATATTTTTGATCCTCCTTATG TTTCGCCTTATGGAATTCTATATTCAGGGCCTGGGGAAAGCTACCCTGCTGATGTACATCATACTGGAACTGCACCTTACAACCCTCCCATACATTACTAA